In Thalassotalea fonticola, a single genomic region encodes these proteins:
- a CDS encoding tetratricopeptide repeat protein, whose amino-acid sequence MNSFKLPTTRQKVQPSCLRNPLVVCLTAALAVSSVTPLTQAMATEADINKTGELRQIELQTGSAVFNYFNGDYFAALTQLAVNDKKGVIDASGKGELLKAGLELHYDMDTDAGRIYAEQLLTKANASVEPGYKDQVYFTFAKALYQKQQYQKAQSALSHVGTQLASQYQDEFYFVSAQTALKLDDVTAAINAKNNINKASIYHRYLAFNHAMALLKHDDKNKALNELEKVIDLNPVVMATDGDDRYVQSIEITDEFEALVDRANLTMGYLYIEQGENTLALAAFKRVSLSSLDSDAAMLGYGWAAMNDKSHQTALAVWQKLSAQPQQTPFVREAIIAIGYAYEQMHDKERAYTAYQQAISSFAKQQQLLDTELAKINANEAATDRATNGNFSENSKAESQYILSLLQPVTANSQQSDPTGMKGPQVELQLPPAINTFDLVASNEFHHGVENVNDLNTAIAQFNLWHSKLADMANSFYGDAAPLNAHGDIAEPQEQSLREAQLAELLRKFREYDARLNQHAFSYMGKLFKADPVLGVRHQLANAYGQYQKLSAQLTAEKANAGQNQQAELAQLQARLDRLAGVLLWQIGDYYLDETGRKTKYEAMNASLNVQQSQQIAMAPVFDLQRRVAAKLATTKGLQQSILTYLQTTLGESLSEQRNDLSNYMQKAQMAIVRLNDDVFIQSSNDESINDGSNANNGEGEL is encoded by the coding sequence ATGAATAGCTTTAAGCTACCAACTACGAGGCAGAAAGTGCAACCATCGTGCCTACGCAATCCGTTAGTGGTCTGTTTAACTGCGGCTTTAGCGGTGAGCAGCGTAACGCCGTTAACACAAGCCATGGCCACAGAAGCAGACATCAACAAGACGGGCGAGCTGCGCCAGATTGAATTGCAAACCGGCAGCGCAGTATTTAACTACTTTAATGGCGACTATTTTGCCGCACTTACGCAATTAGCGGTCAATGACAAAAAAGGTGTCATCGATGCCAGTGGCAAAGGCGAGCTGCTTAAAGCCGGGCTTGAACTGCATTATGACATGGACACCGATGCCGGCAGAATATATGCCGAGCAGTTACTTACCAAAGCCAATGCCAGTGTCGAGCCAGGTTATAAAGACCAGGTGTACTTTACCTTCGCCAAGGCGTTGTATCAAAAACAACAGTATCAAAAAGCACAATCGGCCCTTAGCCATGTAGGCACTCAGTTGGCCAGCCAATACCAGGATGAATTCTACTTTGTTAGCGCTCAAACCGCTTTAAAACTTGATGATGTTACTGCTGCCATTAATGCCAAAAACAACATAAATAAAGCCTCCATTTATCACCGTTACTTAGCGTTTAACCATGCCATGGCGCTGCTTAAGCATGATGATAAAAACAAAGCGCTGAATGAATTAGAAAAAGTGATCGATTTAAATCCTGTGGTTATGGCCACCGATGGTGACGATCGCTACGTGCAAAGTATTGAAATTACCGATGAATTTGAAGCGCTTGTTGATCGCGCAAATTTAACCATGGGTTATTTATATATCGAACAAGGTGAAAACACCTTAGCGCTTGCCGCCTTTAAGCGCGTCAGCTTAAGCAGTCTCGACAGTGATGCCGCTATGCTCGGCTATGGTTGGGCGGCAATGAACGACAAAAGTCATCAAACCGCATTAGCCGTTTGGCAAAAACTTAGTGCGCAACCGCAACAAACCCCTTTTGTGCGTGAAGCGATTATTGCCATAGGTTACGCTTATGAGCAAATGCACGATAAAGAGCGTGCTTATACCGCTTACCAACAGGCAATCAGCTCGTTTGCCAAACAACAGCAATTACTTGATACTGAGCTAGCAAAAATTAATGCCAATGAAGCTGCTACTGATCGCGCTACTAATGGCAATTTTTCTGAAAACAGCAAAGCCGAAAGCCAATACATATTGTCGTTATTGCAACCAGTTACAGCGAATAGTCAGCAAAGTGATCCCACTGGCATGAAAGGCCCTCAGGTGGAATTACAGCTGCCACCGGCAATTAATACCTTTGACCTTGTTGCCTCCAATGAATTTCATCATGGTGTTGAAAACGTAAATGATTTAAATACCGCCATTGCTCAGTTCAACCTTTGGCACAGCAAATTGGCTGACATGGCCAATAGTTTTTATGGCGATGCGGCACCGTTGAATGCACACGGAGACATTGCCGAGCCGCAAGAGCAAAGCTTGCGAGAAGCACAGCTTGCTGAATTGTTACGTAAATTTCGTGAATACGACGCGCGTTTAAATCAGCATGCTTTCTCCTATATGGGTAAACTGTTTAAAGCCGATCCGGTATTAGGTGTACGCCATCAACTAGCCAATGCCTATGGTCAATACCAAAAGTTGTCGGCCCAATTGACGGCTGAAAAAGCGAATGCGGGCCAAAACCAGCAAGCCGAACTTGCACAGCTACAAGCGCGTTTAGACCGCCTGGCAGGCGTGTTGTTGTGGCAAATAGGTGATTATTACTTGGATGAAACTGGTCGAAAAACTAAATATGAAGCGATGAATGCCAGCCTTAATGTTCAGCAATCGCAACAAATTGCCATGGCACCGGTATTTGATTTACAACGCAGGGTTGCCGCAAAACTTGCTACCACTAAAGGCTTACAGCAGTCAATTTTAACCTATTTACAAACCACATTAGGCGAGTCTCTTAGTGAGCAGCGCAATGATTTGAGCAATTATATGCAAAAAGCACAAATGGCCATTGTTCGTTTAAATGATGACGTGTTTATTCAAAGCTCAAACGATGAGAGCATTAACGACGGCTCTAATGCCAACAATGGCGAGGGCGAATTATGA
- a CDS encoding porin family protein: protein MVNVKRNVCLLAGLLAIGSFAQAEEIEESGIIEPVISRQAVDVDIHASDWEIGVFAGAANMDQGTTNAVAGARFGYHLNENFFAEASYTLSNHDNEVSFMNVVLGYNFHQSTFVTSDYTAKTSIFFVAGGGRTDFDGVAELNTIVGGAGYRVMLNDSFSLRFDLRGHIHHQVETDEEWAVDAEANAGLSYFF from the coding sequence GTGGTAAATGTAAAACGTAATGTGTGTTTATTAGCGGGTCTGTTGGCCATTGGTAGCTTTGCGCAAGCAGAAGAAATTGAAGAATCGGGTATTATTGAACCGGTAATTTCTCGCCAAGCGGTAGATGTAGACATTCATGCCAGCGATTGGGAAATTGGTGTGTTTGCTGGCGCGGCAAATATGGACCAAGGCACAACCAATGCCGTAGCTGGTGCTCGGTTTGGTTATCACTTAAATGAAAATTTCTTTGCTGAAGCATCTTACACATTAAGCAATCATGATAATGAGGTTAGCTTTATGAATGTTGTGCTTGGTTATAACTTTCATCAAAGTACGTTTGTAACCTCTGATTATACCGCTAAAACCTCAATATTTTTTGTTGCCGGTGGTGGCAGAACCGATTTTGACGGCGTTGCCGAATTAAATACTATTGTGGGTGGCGCCGGTTACCGCGTAATGCTAAATGATTCTTTCTCGTTACGCTTTGACTTACGTGGTCATATTCATCATCAAGTAGAAACTGACGAAGAGTGGGCCGTAGATGCTGAAGCGAACGCTGGTTTATCGTATTTCTTTTAA
- a CDS encoding SH3 domain-containing protein, translating to MQLLKSSLFTLVCLFSMAFACNAAEPQVQIAAEYVDMHAGPSVEHPIFYVAERDEWVSVVARRTGYFKIIVQDGTAGWISEADMAKTLDVNGKAVVIIPAGINGLLKRFQ from the coding sequence ATGCAGTTGTTAAAATCTTCTCTATTTACCCTGGTATGCTTGTTTTCTATGGCTTTTGCCTGCAACGCTGCCGAACCGCAAGTACAAATTGCTGCAGAATATGTAGATATGCACGCTGGCCCAAGCGTTGAACACCCAATATTTTATGTTGCCGAACGAGACGAATGGGTTTCAGTGGTTGCTCGTCGTACGGGTTACTTCAAAATTATTGTACAAGATGGCACTGCTGGCTGGATCAGCGAAGCCGATATGGCGAAAACCTTAGATGTTAATGGCAAGGCTGTGGTTATTATCCCAGCCGGTATTAATGGTTTACTTAAGCGGTTTCAGTAA
- a CDS encoding outer membrane beta-barrel protein codes for MKVTNLLLCLSLIGIYSSHVNAADYDIGFQPNQQYYFGASIGHGVHVEDSLEEFGLSALVARLGYNHSKNLAFEFRVGAGLAEDEIDTLKRELNYLLGLYAVYTYNINNKFNIYGVAGFSSAEIDSASGASRSTYTETSPSLGGGVEYKVNRRASWLLEGMAYVEGDANYGVLSFGFKVNF; via the coding sequence ATGAAAGTAACAAACCTGCTACTTTGCTTATCACTTATCGGGATCTATTCTAGCCATGTGAACGCGGCAGATTATGATATTGGTTTTCAACCTAACCAGCAGTATTATTTTGGTGCATCTATTGGCCACGGGGTTCATGTTGAAGATTCTTTAGAAGAATTTGGCCTTTCCGCCTTAGTTGCGCGCTTAGGCTATAACCACAGCAAAAATTTAGCCTTTGAATTTCGCGTTGGTGCGGGTTTAGCAGAAGATGAAATTGACACACTCAAACGTGAACTGAATTATTTGCTCGGGCTATACGCAGTTTATACTTACAACATTAACAATAAGTTTAATATTTATGGCGTTGCTGGCTTCAGCAGTGCAGAGATCGACTCTGCATCGGGCGCCAGTCGCAGCACATACACTGAAACGAGCCCATCGTTAGGTGGCGGTGTCGAATACAAAGTAAATAGACGCGCAAGTTGGCTTTTAGAAGGCATGGCGTATGTGGAAGGCGATGCGAATTACGGCGTACTAAGCTTTGGCTTCAAGGTAAACTTTTAG
- a CDS encoding polysaccharide biosynthesis protein, with the protein MEKIFQLSRPLKRFISVAIDALAVVFAFWFAMFLRIDSGVNFYNSQYWQLLGLVVVVTILANTKFGLYRAVIRYLNSRAIAAVGLSVFASCAVVAISSLIFSAELPRSIPVIYGAFLLIFTGGSRFLVRSWANRLNHSSKVRVLIYGAGSSGIQLANAIRNGNEYDPVVYIDDDKKLHSLSINGLKVFAPEKIDVVIEKYAITRILLAIPSASKNDRARVLNNLEKTKLEVLAIPGMSDLVSGKAKIDDFVEVSIDDLLGRDPVPPNHELMHADIENKVVMVTGAGGSIGSELCRQIINQQPSALVLFELTEFALYSIHSELERFIAEHDLTITLYPMLGSVAKQNRLEKIMTAFKVQTVYHAAAYKHVPLVEHNVIEGVRNNIFGTLRCAQAAINTSVATFVLISTDKAVRPTNVMGTTKRMAELCLQALAELPSHNTRFCMVRFGNVLGSSGSVVPLFKKQISDGGPITLTHKDITRYFMTIPEAAQLVIQAGAMGTGGDVFVLDMGKPIKIYDLAYKMIHLSGLRLRHAANPDGDIEIVETGLRPGEKLYEELLIGDDVGETGNERIMTASEVFLPWQELELMLNDLHTACTEFDQQTIRDILLNAPTGFTPSDDICDLVYVSEQALLTKLSEDALKAACEKVTV; encoded by the coding sequence ATGGAAAAAATCTTTCAATTATCACGGCCCCTTAAACGCTTTATCAGTGTAGCAATTGATGCACTTGCGGTGGTTTTTGCTTTTTGGTTTGCTATGTTTTTACGCATAGACTCTGGCGTAAATTTTTATAACAGCCAATATTGGCAACTATTAGGCTTAGTGGTTGTTGTGACTATCTTGGCGAATACTAAATTTGGTTTATATCGTGCGGTTATTCGTTATTTAAACTCACGAGCAATTGCCGCGGTTGGCTTAAGTGTGTTTGCTTCGTGCGCTGTTGTGGCCATTAGTTCACTTATTTTTAGTGCCGAGCTGCCGCGTTCTATTCCGGTTATCTATGGCGCTTTTTTATTAATTTTTACCGGTGGTAGCCGCTTTTTAGTGCGCAGTTGGGCGAATAGATTAAACCATTCGAGCAAAGTCAGAGTGCTTATTTATGGCGCTGGCTCCTCGGGCATTCAATTAGCGAATGCGATACGAAATGGTAATGAATACGATCCGGTTGTGTACATTGACGATGATAAAAAATTACATAGCTTGTCAATTAACGGTCTTAAAGTTTTTGCGCCAGAAAAAATTGATGTTGTTATTGAAAAATATGCCATTACCCGTATTTTATTAGCAATACCGTCGGCCAGCAAAAATGACCGCGCCCGGGTATTAAACAACCTTGAAAAAACCAAACTGGAAGTATTGGCCATACCCGGTATGTCTGACTTAGTGTCGGGTAAAGCCAAAATTGATGACTTTGTTGAAGTCAGTATTGATGACTTGTTAGGGCGCGACCCTGTGCCGCCGAACCATGAGTTAATGCACGCCGATATTGAAAACAAGGTGGTTATGGTAACTGGCGCAGGGGGCTCAATTGGTAGTGAGCTTTGTCGGCAAATAATTAACCAACAACCCAGCGCATTAGTGCTATTTGAGCTTACCGAATTTGCCTTATATTCTATTCATAGTGAACTTGAACGATTTATTGCTGAGCACGACCTGACGATTACCTTATACCCAATGTTAGGCTCGGTGGCGAAGCAGAATCGCTTAGAAAAAATAATGACCGCATTTAAGGTGCAAACGGTTTATCATGCGGCGGCTTATAAGCACGTACCTCTAGTAGAGCATAATGTTATTGAAGGAGTACGAAATAATATTTTTGGCACCTTGCGCTGCGCGCAAGCGGCAATAAACACCAGCGTTGCAACGTTTGTGCTTATTTCTACCGACAAAGCGGTAAGACCTACCAATGTTATGGGTACAACCAAACGCATGGCCGAGCTGTGTTTACAAGCACTAGCAGAACTGCCTAGCCACAATACCCGTTTTTGTATGGTGCGCTTTGGCAATGTGTTAGGCAGCTCAGGCTCGGTAGTACCACTGTTTAAAAAGCAAATTAGCGACGGCGGGCCAATAACGTTAACCCATAAAGACATTACTCGCTACTTTATGACCATACCCGAAGCTGCTCAGCTGGTAATACAGGCGGGTGCGATGGGCACGGGCGGTGATGTGTTTGTACTTGATATGGGCAAGCCGATCAAAATTTACGACTTGGCGTATAAGATGATCCATTTGTCTGGTTTGCGGTTAAGGCACGCTGCTAACCCTGATGGCGACATTGAAATAGTAGAAACTGGCCTGCGCCCAGGTGAAAAACTTTATGAAGAGCTGCTTATTGGCGACGACGTAGGTGAAACCGGTAATGAACGTATTATGACCGCGTCTGAGGTATTTTTACCTTGGCAAGAGCTTGAACTGATGCTCAATGATTTGCATACCGCTTGTACTGAATTTGATCAACAAACTATTCGCGATATTTTGCTCAATGCACCTACCGGCTTTACCCCAAGCGATGATATTTGTGATTTGGTTTATGTGTCTGAACAAGCGCTGTTAACTAAGCTTTCTGAAGACGCTTTAAAAGCAGCATGTGAAAAAGTAACTGTTTAG
- a CDS encoding ELWxxDGT repeat protein encodes MNCKASNLKKWIAKAATLALLCACTHANVLWAQNSPERVNDINQLSSPQGSSPQQFTVVGNTTFFTAHTSTSGTELWKTDGTPTGTLLVKEIRIGSDGALISSLTNVNGTLFFTAYTNTAARELWKSDGTESGTILVKDINPEGDGGFPQQLTNVNGTLFFSANNGTNGYELWRSDGTEAGTTLVKDINTGGKSSALLSLTNVNGTLFFSANNGTNGAELWTSDGTEAGTTLVKDIYSGSASSAPDNLTNISGTLFFKAYTNANGYELWKSDGTNAGTTLVKDINPGNHSSAPNYLTNVNGTLFFSAYNTTNGNELWTSDGTEAGTTLFKDIVPGAGGSELAYLTNVNGTLFFSANTSTRGYELWKSDGTAAGTTQLKAIGPINDDSYPVYLTKVNGTLFFVGNNGTSGYELWKSDGTEAGTTLVKDIYTGGNSSFPYSLTNANGTLFFSANNGTNGVELWKSDGTEAGTTLVKDIAPTETITNLADLINDNGS; translated from the coding sequence ATGAACTGCAAGGCAAGCAACCTAAAAAAATGGATCGCCAAGGCGGCAACACTGGCATTACTGTGTGCCTGCACCCATGCAAATGTGCTTTGGGCACAAAACAGCCCTGAACGGGTCAATGACATAAACCAACTCAGTTCGCCGCAAGGGTCAAGCCCACAACAATTCACGGTGGTTGGCAACACGACGTTTTTCACCGCACACACCAGTACATCGGGTACTGAACTGTGGAAAACCGATGGCACACCGACAGGCACACTTCTGGTTAAAGAAATTCGCATTGGTAGTGACGGTGCGTTAATAAGTAGTTTAACCAACGTCAACGGCACCTTGTTTTTTACCGCTTACACCAACACGGCTGCCAGAGAGCTGTGGAAATCCGATGGCACCGAATCCGGTACAATTCTGGTTAAAGATATCAACCCTGAGGGTGATGGAGGCTTCCCGCAACAACTAACTAACGTCAACGGCACCTTGTTTTTCAGTGCGAACAATGGCACCAACGGCTATGAACTGTGGCGATCTGATGGCACCGAGGCAGGCACCACCTTAGTGAAAGATATCAATACCGGTGGCAAGAGTAGCGCATTGCTCAGCCTAACCAACGTTAACGGTACCTTATTTTTTAGTGCGAACAATGGCACCAACGGCGCTGAGCTGTGGACATCTGATGGCACCGAGGCAGGCACCACTCTGGTAAAAGATATATATTCGGGCAGTGCCAGCAGTGCCCCTGATAACCTAACCAACATCAGCGGCACCTTGTTTTTTAAAGCTTACACGAACGCCAACGGTTATGAACTGTGGAAATCTGATGGCACCAATGCCGGCACAACCCTGGTTAAAGATATAAACCCGGGTAATCACAGTAGTGCCCCTAACTACCTGACCAACGTTAACGGCACCTTGTTTTTTAGCGCGTACAATACGACCAACGGCAATGAACTGTGGACATCCGATGGCACCGAGGCAGGCACTACACTGTTTAAAGATATCGTTCCAGGGGCTGGCGGTAGTGAACTTGCCTATCTAACCAACGTCAACGGAACCCTGTTTTTTAGCGCGAACACCAGCACCCGCGGATACGAATTGTGGAAATCCGATGGCACTGCGGCCGGCACCACCCAGCTCAAAGCGATAGGGCCTATTAATGACGACAGTTACCCGGTATACCTAACCAAAGTCAACGGCACTTTGTTTTTTGTCGGCAACAATGGCACTAGCGGCTATGAGCTGTGGAAATCCGACGGCACTGAGGCCGGCACTACCCTAGTTAAAGATATATATACGGGTGGCAACAGTAGTTTTCCTTACAGCCTAACCAACGCCAACGGCACCTTGTTTTTTAGCGCGAACAATGGCACCAATGGGGTTGAACTGTGGAAATCCGATGGCACCGAGGCAGGCACCACCCTTGTTAAGGACATAGCTCCAACCGAGACCATCACTAATCTTGCAGACCTGATCAATGACAACGGTAGCTAG
- a CDS encoding NAD-dependent epimerase/dehydratase family protein: MTKFAQVQQQLTEQPKVWLVTGVAGFIGSNLLEALLELNQTVIGLDNFATGYQHNLDEVQHQVSQEQWQRFTFINGDITDFATCKTAVHGVDYVLHQAALGSVPRSIADPLTTNSTNISGFLNMLMASASANVKSFTYAASSSTYGDHPALPKVEQHIGAPLSPYAVTKYVNELYAQVFARTYNFNCIGLRYFNVFGQRQDPNGAYAAVIPKWTDAMIHNNEVFIYGDGETSRDFCYISNTIQMNILAAVAPDTAKNEVYNVAVGDRTSLNELFSAIQQALAQNNVEYNTPAVYKDFRVGDVRHSQADITKAKTKLGYQPKYTVLQGLALAMPWYIEQTSKQTSKQTSKQTSKC, encoded by the coding sequence ATGACTAAGTTTGCCCAAGTACAACAACAACTGACTGAACAGCCAAAAGTGTGGCTAGTCACCGGTGTGGCCGGGTTTATTGGTTCAAATTTATTAGAAGCCTTGCTTGAGTTAAATCAAACGGTTATTGGCCTGGACAACTTTGCCACCGGTTACCAACATAATTTAGATGAAGTGCAACACCAGGTTAGTCAAGAGCAGTGGCAACGGTTTACCTTTATAAACGGGGATATTACCGACTTTGCAACATGTAAAACTGCTGTACACGGGGTTGATTATGTATTGCACCAAGCCGCGTTAGGCTCTGTGCCCAGATCGATTGCAGATCCGCTCACCACCAACAGCACCAACATTTCCGGCTTTTTAAACATGCTAATGGCCAGTGCAAGCGCCAACGTAAAAAGCTTTACTTACGCGGCGTCTAGCTCTACCTATGGCGATCATCCGGCCTTACCGAAAGTAGAGCAGCATATTGGTGCGCCATTATCGCCGTATGCAGTGACTAAATATGTGAATGAGCTGTATGCGCAAGTATTTGCCCGAACTTATAATTTTAACTGCATCGGCTTACGCTATTTTAATGTGTTTGGCCAACGCCAAGATCCAAACGGAGCTTATGCCGCCGTTATTCCAAAATGGACCGATGCAATGATACACAATAACGAGGTGTTTATTTATGGTGATGGCGAAACGTCGAGAGATTTTTGTTATATCAGCAATACCATACAAATGAATATACTTGCTGCTGTTGCCCCGGATACGGCAAAAAATGAGGTGTATAATGTTGCGGTGGGGGATCGTACTAGCCTAAATGAATTGTTTAGCGCTATACAACAAGCGCTGGCGCAAAATAACGTTGAATATAACACCCCCGCGGTTTATAAAGATTTTAGAGTGGGGGATGTTCGGCATTCTCAGGCCGATATTACTAAGGCAAAAACCAAACTTGGCTATCAACCCAAGTACACTGTGTTGCAAGGCCTAGCACTGGCGATGCCTTGGTATATTGAACAAACAAGTAAACAAACAAGTAAACAAACAAGTAAACAAACAAGTAAGTGTTGA
- the tviB gene encoding Vi polysaccharide biosynthesis UDP-N-acetylglucosamine C-6 dehydrogenase TviB: protein MDLTSKKLAIIGLGYVGLPLAVEFAKRYPTVGFDINQSRIDELKDGIDNTLEITAAQLATAAQLSFTNQVNDLKNCNFYIVTVPTPIDKHKQPDLSPLIKASEMLGKVMNKGDMVVFESTVYPGATEEECIPVIEQVSGLAFNQDFYAGYSPERINPGDKEHTVGKILKITSGSTPAAAEEIDQVYNSIITAGTYKASSIKVAEAAKVIENTQRDVNIALINELAIIFNRLDIDTLEVLEAAGTKWNFLPFRPGLVGGHCIGVDPYYLTQKAEDIGYHPKMILAGRHLNDGMGEYVVSQLVKNMMKQHAHVEHANVLILGLTFKENCPDLRNTKVIDIVNELHEYNMQVDVFDPWCDKNEAKSLYSIDLIDEPKIEHYDAIILTVAHEQFKALNSKQIRAWGRRGHFIYDLKYILPKADVDLRL, encoded by the coding sequence ATGGACTTAACTTCAAAAAAATTGGCCATAATTGGCTTGGGCTATGTTGGCTTGCCGCTGGCGGTTGAATTTGCCAAACGTTACCCAACCGTAGGGTTTGATATTAACCAATCTCGCATTGATGAACTTAAAGATGGAATCGATAACACCCTTGAAATCACCGCCGCACAGTTAGCCACTGCTGCCCAGCTTTCCTTCACTAACCAAGTTAATGATTTAAAAAATTGTAATTTTTATATTGTTACTGTGCCTACCCCTATCGATAAACATAAACAACCCGATTTGTCGCCGTTAATTAAGGCCAGTGAGATGCTGGGCAAGGTGATGAACAAGGGCGACATGGTGGTGTTTGAATCAACCGTATATCCAGGTGCTACAGAAGAAGAGTGTATTCCGGTTATCGAGCAAGTGTCTGGGTTGGCCTTTAATCAAGACTTTTATGCCGGTTATTCACCCGAAAGAATAAACCCCGGCGATAAAGAACATACGGTTGGCAAAATATTAAAAATCACCTCGGGTTCAACGCCTGCGGCAGCCGAAGAAATCGATCAAGTTTATAACAGTATTATCACTGCCGGTACGTATAAAGCGTCGAGTATTAAAGTGGCAGAAGCGGCTAAAGTGATTGAAAATACTCAGCGTGACGTGAATATTGCCTTAATCAACGAATTAGCCATTATTTTTAATCGACTCGATATTGATACCTTAGAAGTGTTGGAAGCTGCAGGTACTAAATGGAATTTTTTACCGTTCAGGCCCGGCTTAGTTGGTGGCCATTGTATTGGTGTTGACCCATATTATTTAACCCAAAAAGCAGAAGACATTGGCTATCATCCAAAAATGATTTTGGCCGGCCGGCATTTAAATGATGGCATGGGCGAATACGTGGTGTCGCAATTAGTGAAAAACATGATGAAACAGCACGCTCACGTTGAGCATGCCAATGTACTTATTTTGGGATTAACCTTTAAAGAAAACTGCCCAGATCTGCGCAACACCAAGGTCATTGATATTGTTAATGAACTGCATGAGTATAATATGCAGGTCGATGTGTTTGATCCATGGTGTGATAAAAACGAAGCTAAAAGTTTATATAGCATTGATCTTATCGATGAGCCAAAAATAGAGCATTACGACGCCATTATTTTAACGGTTGCCCATGAGCAGTTTAAAGCGCTTAACAGCAAGCAAATAAGAGCCTGGGGCAGGCGTGGTCATTTTATTTATGACTTAAAATATATTTTGCCGAAAGCGGATGTTGATTTAAGACTGTAA